In Legionella lytica, one genomic interval encodes:
- a CDS encoding beta-propeller fold lactonase family protein, whose protein sequence is MINKGLFGLLLLFTQYVSAEVPTLAKTLDNKGSDAIAELSVAANDRSATICSNFVQNCTINIGTTSCVNPPGFVTVTNNSIVNARNIAASSSDTNYLSSVIQNNHCPSILKPNASCTISFTSNTPSAYYVPNVVVKGSNTNATFFNINALQCSTPQTGALVPIPGSPFPTGNPSNLAATPNSKFLYVANYGSGVTGYLITPTTGVLVPLAGSPYNPGDNYAGIAVSPNGQYVYTTDSTNNLVAQFAINQTTGVLTFVNSYPTGSSTPVFIGFTPNGQFAYVANLNGHTVSAYTVNSTTGVLTAIAGSPFSVPPSSSQPQGLTSSPNGQFLYVIDYFSAFGGGKVDAFSIDQSTGALTALPGSPYQTGTYPTSIITNSTGSFIYVAAGNGPGLKTSEFNTSIWIYSANSTTGALTDVTPIMPDTAASGIALTPDDKFTYDTRYQDDLIIASSVDPTSGLLSILPYGPYATANGPSAIIVTPNGLFVYVINANSNTISGYVIH, encoded by the coding sequence ATGATAAACAAAGGGTTATTTGGGTTGCTCCTCCTATTTACACAATACGTTTCTGCCGAAGTGCCTACTTTAGCTAAAACATTAGACAACAAAGGCTCCGACGCCATTGCTGAATTATCGGTAGCTGCTAACGATCGAAGCGCAACCATCTGCTCCAATTTCGTTCAAAACTGTACTATCAATATTGGCACGACAAGTTGCGTCAACCCCCCTGGTTTCGTTACTGTTACTAATAATTCCATCGTGAACGCACGAAATATAGCAGCCTCTTCCTCAGATACAAATTATTTAAGTTCCGTAATACAAAATAACCACTGTCCGTCAATATTAAAACCTAACGCTAGTTGCACTATATCATTCACCTCGAATACCCCAAGTGCATATTATGTGCCTAATGTAGTGGTTAAAGGAAGTAATACAAACGCGACCTTTTTTAACATTAATGCACTTCAATGTTCAACACCACAAACAGGAGCATTAGTACCTATTCCTGGAAGTCCATTTCCAACCGGAAATCCAAGTAATCTTGCCGCAACACCAAATAGTAAATTTCTTTACGTTGCAAACTATGGGAGTGGTGTAACAGGTTATTTAATTACCCCCACCACAGGTGTCTTAGTCCCACTAGCAGGAAGCCCTTACAATCCAGGTGATAATTATGCTGGCATAGCTGTAAGCCCTAATGGTCAGTATGTTTATACTACGGACTCTACAAATAACCTTGTTGCACAATTTGCTATTAATCAAACTACTGGTGTTCTAACATTTGTAAATAGCTACCCTACGGGATCATCAACCCCTGTGTTTATTGGATTCACCCCAAATGGGCAATTTGCCTATGTAGCCAACCTAAACGGACACACTGTTTCAGCATATACTGTCAACTCCACGACTGGAGTATTAACAGCAATTGCAGGAAGTCCTTTTTCTGTCCCCCCAAGCAGCTCTCAACCCCAAGGCCTCACCTCGTCACCTAATGGCCAGTTCCTCTATGTAATTGATTATTTTAGTGCGTTCGGCGGTGGTAAAGTTGATGCCTTTAGTATTGATCAAAGTACCGGAGCATTAACTGCTCTCCCTGGTAGCCCATATCAAACAGGAACCTACCCTACATCAATTATTACAAACTCTACAGGCTCTTTTATTTATGTGGCAGCAGGTAATGGACCTGGCTTGAAAACCTCTGAGTTTAACACCTCAATTTGGATTTATTCAGCAAATTCTACAACGGGAGCCTTAACTGATGTAACTCCCATCATGCCAGATACCGCAGCATCAGGCATTGCTTTAACGCCTGATGATAAATTTACTTATGATACACGCTATCAAGATGACTTAATCATTGCCAGTAGTGTTGATCCAACTTCGGGATTATTATCAATTCTACCCTACGGCCCTTATGCCACCGCCAATGGACCCTCGGCAATAATCGTGACTCCTAATGGTTTATTTGTTTATGTTATTAACGCAAATAGTAATACAATCAGCGGGTATGTTATCCATTAA
- the plsY gene encoding glycerol-3-phosphate 1-O-acyltransferase PlsY — protein MILAAFLIILAYLMGSICSAVIVCKTFALPDPRTEGSQNPGATNVLRLAGKKYAIIVLVTDLLKGTIPVLIAKMFGADATLISYVALAAVIGHMYPFFFGFKGGKGVATAIGALLGFQFIVGMMVTATWLLVVRLSRFSSLASIVSIGLAPFYSILIIGRINIFPPIFFMAVLILIKHKDNILRLIDGTESKVKFKQKSVMEEVMDDPPPPANSADITADEHLKTAEVIELSSARKTAVNRATDTPVEEQEKTAKKTAAKEDNAEKKPATPKAKKPKDDEPKDNL, from the coding sequence GTGATTTTAGCTGCTTTTTTGATCATACTGGCCTATTTAATGGGGTCAATTTGTTCTGCGGTTATTGTATGTAAAACTTTTGCTTTGCCTGATCCACGCACAGAGGGCTCTCAAAATCCAGGTGCAACGAATGTATTACGACTCGCTGGCAAAAAATACGCTATCATTGTTCTCGTTACGGACCTACTCAAGGGTACTATTCCCGTTCTAATTGCGAAAATGTTTGGCGCTGACGCAACGCTTATCAGCTATGTTGCCTTAGCTGCAGTGATTGGTCATATGTACCCGTTTTTCTTCGGCTTTAAAGGTGGAAAGGGGGTTGCTACTGCTATTGGTGCCCTTTTAGGCTTTCAATTTATTGTAGGAATGATGGTGACCGCAACCTGGTTATTGGTTGTTAGATTATCTCGATTCTCCTCACTGGCCTCAATTGTTTCCATCGGCTTGGCCCCCTTCTATTCGATACTAATTATCGGCCGTATCAATATATTTCCTCCCATATTTTTTATGGCCGTATTAATACTAATCAAACATAAAGACAATATTCTTCGTTTAATCGATGGCACGGAATCTAAAGTTAAATTCAAACAAAAAAGTGTCATGGAAGAAGTAATGGATGATCCCCCTCCCCCTGCTAATTCGGCTGATATTACCGCAGACGAACACCTGAAAACTGCTGAAGTCATCGAATTATCTTCCGCACGCAAAACGGCGGTAAACAGAGCTACAGATACACCAGTAGAAGAACAAGAAAAAACGGCGAAAAAGACTGCTGCTAAAGAAGATAATGCGGAAAAAAAACCTGCCACACCAAAGGCGAAAAAGCCTAAAGATGATGAACCCAAAGATAACCTTTAA
- the plaA gene encoding GDSL family lysophospholipase PlaA, giving the protein MRLLATLAAFLFSGIVLATPLHNIVVFGDSLSDNGNLYEFMNQQLPPSPPYFKGRFSNGLVWVEHLAASYFPKDPGAHLLDYAYGGAGVSSDEEDDDVLFTLRREVKDYLASHQNKASADSLYVVWIGSNNYLALPTEVDKTLRDVNEGITESLQRLADKGAKHILVVNIPDLGSTPAAIEFDAIETMSYFSQEHNSLLNNTLVNLKQKYPDVEWLFFDMNQSFNDVVANPQVYGFNNINGSCIDLINDNFAKKSVLNLVRAAKPQQMKRDACDGYLFFDLVHPTALAHELLADKAKKALDEAGVTFTE; this is encoded by the coding sequence ATGAGACTGTTAGCAACTTTAGCTGCTTTTTTATTTTCTGGAATTGTTCTAGCAACACCTCTCCATAATATAGTTGTCTTTGGTGATAGCTTGTCGGATAACGGCAACCTCTACGAATTCATGAATCAACAATTGCCTCCATCTCCTCCTTATTTTAAGGGCCGTTTTTCTAATGGGCTTGTATGGGTAGAACATTTAGCTGCCTCTTATTTTCCTAAGGATCCAGGCGCACATTTATTAGATTATGCTTATGGTGGTGCCGGTGTTTCTTCTGATGAAGAAGATGATGATGTTTTGTTTACTTTAAGAAGAGAAGTAAAAGATTACCTCGCTTCCCACCAAAATAAGGCGAGTGCAGATAGCCTTTATGTGGTGTGGATTGGCTCCAATAATTATTTAGCATTGCCTACCGAAGTTGATAAAACTCTACGTGATGTAAATGAGGGAATTACCGAGAGTTTACAACGTTTGGCTGATAAGGGAGCAAAACATATTTTAGTAGTTAACATTCCCGATTTAGGAAGTACTCCTGCGGCTATTGAATTTGACGCGATTGAAACCATGTCTTACTTTTCGCAAGAACATAACTCGCTATTGAATAACACTCTAGTTAATCTAAAGCAGAAGTATCCTGATGTTGAATGGTTGTTTTTCGATATGAACCAATCGTTTAATGATGTTGTTGCTAATCCACAAGTGTATGGATTTAATAATATTAATGGTTCTTGCATCGATTTAATCAACGATAATTTCGCTAAGAAGTCAGTGCTAAATCTGGTTAGAGCAGCGAAGCCTCAACAGATGAAGAGGGATGCTTGTGACGGTTATTTATTCTTTGATTTAGTGCATCCAACGGCATTAGCTCATGAATTGTTAGCAGATAAAGCTAAAAAAGCACTTGATGAAGCGGGTGTTACGTTTACAGAATAG
- a CDS encoding alpha/beta hydrolase codes for MYYILRAVLAFFLIISSAQAEQFEVKLNGKSIQLPYWSALKDPHGAIVVVHGGEQAQWSDFLEFAAKHLSDYGWSTVLLNCDQGSTEPWVKALPEVINTLRQQKNNRIVVLHYGEQVGQTLAAFDKQGGIEGLVLLSAYDLSNADAKKEDKKIEIKVPLFDIAGQFDYAAVLEQMKERQRTFAQNKYTSMQIPGANHDYEYNQPMVISFISGWMQKLTENKPKPPPVLVSYVASIAALIPKEEVALDDEPEDWTGYNNDPSEPTQEIIVEKSY; via the coding sequence ATGTATTACATTTTAAGAGCAGTTTTAGCATTTTTCCTCATTATTTCCAGCGCTCAAGCAGAGCAGTTTGAAGTCAAGCTTAATGGCAAGAGCATTCAATTGCCTTATTGGTCTGCATTAAAAGATCCGCATGGTGCCATTGTTGTCGTTCATGGTGGTGAACAGGCGCAGTGGTCTGATTTTTTAGAGTTCGCAGCAAAACATTTATCAGACTATGGTTGGTCTACGGTATTGTTGAATTGTGATCAAGGTAGCACCGAGCCATGGGTCAAAGCACTTCCAGAAGTAATCAATACATTACGCCAGCAAAAAAATAATCGCATTGTGGTTCTTCATTACGGAGAGCAAGTAGGGCAAACCTTAGCTGCCTTTGATAAACAAGGGGGAATTGAGGGCTTGGTGTTACTTTCTGCATATGATTTATCCAACGCAGATGCTAAAAAAGAGGATAAAAAAATCGAGATAAAAGTTCCTTTATTCGATATTGCGGGTCAATTTGACTATGCTGCGGTCCTTGAGCAAATGAAGGAGCGCCAAAGGACGTTTGCACAAAATAAATATACCTCTATGCAAATACCCGGAGCGAATCATGACTATGAATACAATCAACCTATGGTGATATCATTTATCAGCGGTTGGATGCAAAAACTAACTGAAAATAAACCTAAACCTCCACCAGTACTGGTTTCTTATGTTGCATCTATAGCGGCCCTTATTCCTAAAGAAGAGGTCGCTTTGGATGACGAACCAGAAGATTGGACAGGCTACAATAATGATCCTTCAGAACCAACCCAAGAGATTATTGTAGAGAAAAGTTACTAA
- a CDS encoding DEAD/DEAH box helicase, translated as MIQDIPNFASFNFSDAINKALEDMKFTIPSPIQAQTIPLLLEGKDIIALAQTGTGKTAAFALPILQSISPSIQGTQALILAPTRELAIQVAEQFELLSARQRGVTVATLCGGQEYGRQLKQLRAGAQVVVGTPGRILDHIDKGTLVLNNLRTFILDEADEMLRMGFIEDIETIMAKLPEKKQIGLFSATMPHRIRQIANTYLQDPVSVEIRAETATVKSIEQRFLFAAGYQKPDALLRVLAVEEYQGVIIFVRTKSSTEEVAELLQQQGLRAMAIHGDITQALRERIISQFRQGAIDILVATDVAARGLDVERVTHVINYDLPHDNETYVHRIGRTGRAGRSGVAILFVTPKESRLISSVERHTRQRITKVTVPNDHMIQVARQQRFMANITARLESEHLHSYKKIVEEYIKENEVSAVDVAATLALLIHKDQPWQQKEQSLPKAARPEREGRGERGSRFDRERSSSRSDDRRSNDRKGFGEGRKKFNDEGGAEQDLFRIDVGKVHGVKPGNIVGAIANEAGLQSRHITGLKIHDDHSTVRLPKGMSKDVVNDLTKAWVCGRQLKLTLISSGA; from the coding sequence ATGATTCAAGATATACCAAACTTTGCCTCCTTTAATTTTTCAGATGCTATAAATAAGGCACTGGAGGATATGAAGTTTACTATTCCATCACCCATTCAAGCTCAAACTATTCCACTTTTGTTGGAAGGAAAAGATATTATTGCCTTGGCGCAAACAGGAACTGGTAAGACAGCAGCTTTTGCTCTACCAATTTTACAAAGCATATCTCCAAGTATTCAAGGTACTCAAGCGTTGATTTTAGCGCCTACTCGCGAATTAGCGATTCAGGTTGCTGAGCAATTCGAATTATTAAGTGCCAGACAACGTGGCGTGACTGTTGCTACCTTATGTGGTGGACAAGAGTATGGCCGTCAGTTAAAACAATTGCGTGCTGGTGCGCAAGTGGTTGTAGGTACGCCTGGTCGTATTTTAGATCATATTGATAAAGGCACTTTGGTTTTAAATAACTTACGTACGTTCATCCTTGATGAAGCTGACGAAATGTTACGCATGGGTTTCATTGAAGATATTGAAACCATTATGGCAAAACTCCCAGAGAAAAAACAAATTGGTCTGTTTTCAGCAACAATGCCACATCGTATTCGTCAAATTGCCAATACTTATTTACAAGACCCTGTTTCAGTTGAAATTCGTGCAGAAACTGCAACAGTAAAAAGCATTGAACAGCGTTTCTTGTTTGCTGCGGGTTATCAAAAACCAGATGCATTATTACGTGTTTTAGCGGTTGAGGAATATCAAGGCGTAATTATTTTCGTGCGTACCAAGAGCAGCACGGAAGAAGTTGCCGAGTTACTGCAGCAGCAAGGTCTGCGTGCTATGGCAATCCATGGCGATATTACTCAAGCCTTACGTGAGCGCATTATTTCTCAGTTCCGTCAAGGAGCAATCGATATTTTAGTAGCGACTGACGTTGCTGCTCGTGGTTTAGACGTTGAACGTGTTACTCACGTAATTAACTACGATTTACCACATGATAACGAGACTTATGTTCATCGTATTGGCCGAACTGGTCGAGCAGGTCGTTCTGGTGTTGCTATTTTGTTTGTTACACCAAAAGAATCACGTTTAATCAGCAGTGTTGAGCGACATACGCGTCAGCGTATTACGAAAGTAACCGTGCCGAACGATCATATGATTCAAGTTGCACGACAACAGCGATTTATGGCAAATATCACGGCGCGTTTAGAGAGTGAACATTTACATTCATACAAAAAGATTGTTGAAGAGTACATTAAAGAAAACGAAGTCTCTGCTGTTGATGTTGCCGCTACCTTGGCCTTATTAATTCATAAGGATCAGCCATGGCAGCAAAAAGAACAATCATTGCCTAAAGCTGCTCGTCCTGAAAGAGAAGGGCGTGGAGAGCGGGGATCTCGATTTGACCGTGAGCGTTCATCCTCACGTTCTGATGATCGTCGTTCTAATGACCGAAAAGGTTTTGGTGAAGGCCGTAAGAAATTTAATGATGAGGGTGGTGCTGAGCAGGATTTATTCCGTATTGACGTGGGTAAAGTCCATGGCGTAAAACCAGGCAATATTGTAGGTGCAATTGCGAATGAAGCAGGCTTACAAAGTCGTCATATTACTGGTCTTAAAATTCATGACGATCATTCTACTGTTCGCTTACCCAAAGGTATGTCTAAAGACGTAGTGAATGATTTAACCAAAGCATGGGTTTGTGGCCGTCAATTAAAATTAACTTTAATTAGTAGTGGCGCTTAA
- the hemW gene encoding radical SAM family heme chaperone HemW encodes MIPLSLYIHIPWCIRKCPYCDFNSHKSPEILPEQNYIQALLSDLETDLLEFQYREISSIFIGGGTPSLLSAEAYHTLFSELKKILPFAPDIEITMEANPGTVEQQRFTDYRHSGINRLSLGIQSFNPEHLKVLGRIHDEQQAHRAIAAARNAGFDNLNLDIMHGLPQQSIAQGMDDLRTALSYQPEHFSWYQLTIEPNTVFYKENPPLPSEDDACILEEQGLAMLNESGFTRYEISAFSKVNKQSRHNLNYWLFGDYLGIGAGAHGKITEEGRVLRTRKHRQPKDYLNVEKPFLAAMEQVESNELIFEFMLNTTRLEQAIPLELFTERTGLALAELLGPLQMAAQKKLVHLTDTHWQVTDFGRRYTNNLQALFLPEAQ; translated from the coding sequence ATGATTCCTTTATCGTTGTATATTCATATTCCTTGGTGTATTCGAAAATGCCCTTATTGTGATTTTAACTCCCATAAAAGTCCGGAAATTTTGCCCGAGCAAAATTACATTCAGGCACTTCTTTCCGACTTAGAAACTGATTTACTGGAATTCCAGTATCGTGAAATCAGTTCCATTTTTATCGGTGGAGGAACCCCAAGCCTATTATCAGCGGAAGCCTATCACACTTTATTTTCCGAACTAAAAAAAATACTGCCTTTTGCTCCAGATATTGAAATCACTATGGAAGCAAATCCAGGAACGGTAGAGCAACAACGCTTTACTGATTATCGACACAGCGGAATTAACCGCCTGTCTCTAGGCATTCAAAGTTTTAATCCCGAGCACTTAAAAGTTCTGGGACGAATTCATGATGAGCAACAAGCACATCGAGCTATTGCCGCCGCACGCAATGCCGGTTTTGATAATCTAAATCTAGATATTATGCACGGCTTACCGCAACAAAGTATCGCTCAAGGAATGGATGATTTACGTACAGCCCTATCCTATCAGCCCGAACATTTTTCCTGGTACCAATTAACCATAGAACCGAATACCGTTTTTTACAAAGAAAATCCCCCACTGCCCTCCGAAGACGATGCCTGCATCCTAGAGGAGCAAGGTCTAGCCATGTTAAATGAATCCGGCTTTACTCGTTATGAGATTTCTGCTTTTTCTAAAGTAAATAAACAATCACGCCATAATTTGAATTATTGGTTATTTGGCGACTATTTAGGGATTGGTGCTGGAGCTCATGGAAAAATAACCGAAGAGGGTCGTGTTTTACGAACACGGAAACATCGCCAACCTAAAGATTACCTCAATGTGGAAAAACCTTTTCTTGCGGCTATGGAACAAGTAGAGAGTAATGAGCTAATTTTTGAATTCATGCTGAATACAACGCGTTTGGAACAAGCCATTCCCCTGGAACTATTCACTGAGCGAACCGGATTAGCGCTAGCGGAACTCTTGGGGCCCTTACAGATGGCTGCCCAAAAAAAACTAGTCCATCTGACAGATACGCATTGGCAAGTTACCGATTTTGGCAGGAGATACACCAATAACTTGCAAGCACTTTTTTTGCCGGAAGCGCAGTAA
- a CDS encoding NADPH-dependent 2,4-dienoyl-CoA reductase encodes MDLRIDNTPFKALFQPLDLGFTQLKNRLLMGSMHTGLEEDKRSLNRLAQFYRERALGGVGLITTGGFAPDRAGRLAPFSAKLTNSKEQQLHELVTQTVHDAGGKILLQALHAGRYGFHPFIVAPSAIKSPISPFKPWGMSKYRIKKTIKHFARCARLAQFAGYDGIEIMGSEGYLINQFIVTHTNQRTDEWGGSYENRMRFPVEVVRSVREAVGEKFIIVYRLSMLDLINDGSSWEEVVQLAKAIEQAGATIINTGIGWHEARIPTIATMVPEAAFTPITKHLKPEISIPVITSNRINTPELANQLIESGVADMVSMARPFLADAQFAEKAKLGESRAINVCIACNQACLDRIFVNKTASCLVNPRACNESELIYEETSEPKSIAVVGSGPAGLAFAAVAAERGHNVTVFEKAEQIGGQFNLAKRIPGKEEFQHTLDYFKYQLEKYEVNVLLKTEATVDKLKDFDEIVLASGIKPRTPDIPGIDHPKVVSYIEVISGQKSVGERVAIIGAGGIGFDVAEFLTHESHTSAAEFYDEWGIDVTGMHRGGIKPAQVAPSPREVYLLQRKKEKLGKRLGKTTGWVHRLSLKHKQVQMLSGVTYERIDDEGLHVQIDEVRQLLAVDNVVICAGQVEFAALQGPLKEAGKIVHLIGGAYKALELDARHAIDQACRLAALI; translated from the coding sequence ATGGATTTGAGAATTGACAATACCCCATTCAAAGCCTTATTCCAGCCTTTAGATTTAGGCTTTACTCAATTAAAAAACCGTTTATTAATGGGTTCAATGCATACGGGCCTTGAAGAGGATAAGAGAAGTTTAAATCGCTTAGCGCAATTTTATCGCGAACGTGCGTTAGGAGGGGTTGGCTTAATCACCACGGGTGGTTTTGCTCCGGACAGAGCTGGGCGTTTAGCTCCTTTCTCTGCAAAATTGACCAATAGCAAAGAACAGCAATTGCATGAGTTGGTTACGCAGACTGTCCATGATGCAGGCGGAAAAATTTTGCTTCAGGCTTTGCATGCAGGGCGTTATGGGTTTCATCCTTTTATCGTAGCCCCTAGTGCAATTAAATCTCCCATTAGCCCGTTCAAACCTTGGGGTATGAGCAAATACCGAATTAAAAAAACCATCAAACATTTCGCGCGTTGCGCACGTCTGGCCCAATTTGCTGGGTATGATGGGATTGAAATCATGGGGAGTGAGGGCTATTTAATCAATCAATTCATTGTTACCCATACCAATCAGCGTACGGATGAGTGGGGCGGTAGTTATGAAAATCGGATGCGTTTTCCTGTTGAAGTAGTGCGTAGTGTGCGTGAAGCAGTAGGTGAGAAATTTATTATTGTTTATCGTCTATCTATGTTGGATCTTATCAACGATGGAAGTAGCTGGGAAGAAGTGGTGCAATTGGCTAAAGCCATTGAGCAAGCAGGAGCGACCATAATTAATACCGGTATAGGATGGCACGAAGCGCGTATTCCAACTATCGCCACGATGGTACCTGAAGCAGCATTTACTCCGATAACCAAACACTTAAAGCCTGAAATCAGCATTCCTGTAATTACCTCGAATCGCATAAATACGCCAGAGCTTGCTAATCAGCTGATTGAGTCAGGAGTGGCAGATATGGTTTCTATGGCAAGACCCTTTTTAGCCGATGCGCAATTTGCCGAAAAAGCTAAACTCGGGGAAAGCAGAGCGATTAATGTATGTATTGCCTGTAATCAGGCATGTTTGGACCGTATTTTTGTTAATAAAACTGCTTCTTGCTTAGTCAATCCTCGAGCATGTAATGAAAGTGAGTTGATTTATGAAGAAACCTCTGAACCTAAATCAATTGCGGTAGTTGGCTCTGGGCCTGCTGGTTTAGCCTTTGCTGCAGTTGCCGCTGAGCGTGGTCATAACGTCACAGTTTTTGAGAAAGCCGAGCAAATTGGTGGGCAATTTAATTTAGCGAAAAGAATTCCAGGTAAAGAGGAGTTTCAGCATACTTTGGATTATTTTAAGTATCAGTTAGAAAAATATGAGGTAAACGTGCTTCTGAAAACCGAGGCAACCGTTGATAAATTGAAAGATTTTGATGAGATTGTTTTGGCAAGCGGTATTAAACCGCGTACTCCAGATATTCCCGGAATAGATCATCCAAAAGTTGTAAGTTATATCGAAGTGATCAGCGGTCAAAAATCAGTAGGAGAGCGTGTAGCGATTATTGGGGCTGGTGGAATTGGTTTTGACGTTGCTGAATTTTTAACACATGAATCTCATACTTCTGCAGCAGAATTTTATGATGAGTGGGGCATTGATGTGACAGGGATGCACCGAGGAGGCATTAAACCTGCGCAAGTAGCTCCAAGCCCACGAGAAGTTTATTTATTGCAACGTAAAAAAGAAAAATTGGGTAAGCGGTTGGGTAAAACTACAGGCTGGGTTCATCGCCTGAGCTTGAAACATAAGCAAGTCCAAATGCTTTCCGGGGTGACTTATGAACGGATAGATGATGAAGGCTTGCATGTGCAGATCGACGAAGTGCGCCAGCTTTTAGCTGTAGATAACGTGGTAATTTGTGCAGGCCAAGTTGAGTTTGCTGCATTGCAGGGTCCACTAAAAGAAGCTGGTAAAATAGTGCATTTAATAGGTGGTGCTTATAAAGCTTTAGAACTTGATGCACGTCATGCGATTGATCAAGCTTGTCGTTTAGCCGCGTTAATATAA
- a CDS encoding malate dehydrogenase, which translates to MAKRRVRVAVTGAAGQIGYALLFRIASGQMFGADTEVELNLLELEPALQALNGVAMELDDCAFPLLKRIVCTSDLNKAMDGVNWALLVGSVPRKQGMERSDLLQINGGIFTKQGHAINDNASDDVRVFVVGNPCNTNCLIAMHHARDVPNDRFFAMTTLDELRARTQLAQKAGVDITAVSQMTIWGNHSATQYPDFYNAKINGKSAADVINDDAWLKDTFVSTVQQRGAAVIKARGLSSAASAANAIITGVNHLVFDTPAGETFSMCRHSEGEYGVDKGLIFSVPCRRENGELNVVEGLTMNDYGREMFDKTLDELRQERDTVKSLGLLD; encoded by the coding sequence ATGGCAAAAAGACGAGTTAGAGTCGCTGTTACAGGCGCAGCAGGACAAATTGGATACGCATTACTATTCCGTATCGCTTCTGGACAAATGTTTGGTGCGGATACTGAAGTGGAATTAAACCTATTAGAGCTTGAGCCAGCACTGCAAGCATTAAATGGGGTTGCCATGGAGTTGGATGATTGCGCATTCCCATTATTGAAGCGCATCGTTTGTACTTCTGATTTGAATAAGGCAATGGATGGGGTTAATTGGGCTTTATTAGTCGGCTCGGTACCACGTAAGCAAGGTATGGAACGTTCTGACCTGTTACAAATTAACGGCGGAATTTTCACCAAACAAGGTCATGCGATTAACGATAATGCTAGTGATGACGTGCGTGTGTTTGTAGTGGGTAACCCATGCAATACTAACTGTTTAATTGCTATGCATCATGCACGTGATGTTCCTAATGATCGTTTCTTTGCGATGACTACTTTAGATGAATTAAGAGCACGTACTCAATTAGCACAAAAAGCAGGTGTTGATATTACTGCTGTGAGTCAAATGACTATTTGGGGTAATCATTCTGCAACCCAATACCCAGATTTTTATAACGCGAAAATTAATGGCAAGTCTGCTGCAGACGTAATTAATGATGATGCTTGGCTGAAAGATACGTTTGTTTCTACAGTGCAACAACGTGGAGCAGCAGTCATTAAAGCACGTGGTCTTTCTTCAGCTGCATCTGCTGCAAATGCGATAATTACTGGCGTAAACCATCTTGTTTTTGATACTCCTGCTGGTGAGACGTTCTCTATGTGCCGTCACTCAGAAGGTGAGTATGGCGTTGATAAGGGCTTGATTTTCTCCGTTCCTTGTCGTCGTGAAAATGGAGAGCTAAACGTTGTTGAAGGTTTAACAATGAATGACTATGGTCGTGAAATGTTTGATAAAACTTTAGATGAGTTGAGACAGGAGCGTGATACTGTTAAATCTTTAGGGTTATTAGATTAG